GGGAGCCGAGACTGAAAGATATTTACGATGCAGAAAGCCCTTACTCAGTTCCGAATTTCAGAGTAGTTGATACCGTTACCAAAACTTATTCTGACCCGCTGGTAAAGCCGGAAGAGATGCTTGATTATGAGTTTGGCATTAACTTCAAAACTCCGGCAACCAATGCAAGCCTTAATTTTTATTTAATGGATTTTACCAATGAAATTGTGAACAACGGCCAGCTTGATAACGTGGGTCAGCCAATCAACGGCAACGCAGGAAAATCAATTCACAGAGGCATTGAATTCGAATACTCATTCATTCCGTTTTATTTATTTAAGGGATGGAGTAACCTTTCACTGGAGTATAACTTAACTCTCTCCGATAATTATTTTAAAGAATATACGGAAATTTTAGGAAGAGATTCACTCGGTAATATTCTTTACGGAAATGATTACTCGGGAAATAAAATTTTATTAAATCCTTCAGTGCTGGGAAATCTCTCTTTGAATTATAATGATAAAAATACTTTCAGCGCCTATGTTACAATGCAGCATGTCGGCAGGCAGTATTTAGATAATTCAGAGAATGAAAGAAAAAATCCTGCCGCAACACAGGTAGCAGGATATGTTGATAAAGTTATCGAGCCGTATATAGTTTTCAACGGCGGAATTTCCTATAACTTTATGAATCTTATTTCGGATAAGTCATTAAGAAAATCAATCAGAAATTTTGATGTGGAGTTAAAGGTAAATAATATTTTTGATAAGCTTTATACTCCGACAGGAAGCGTTGACGGATATGGAACTCCTTACTGGATACCCGCAGCAACAAGAAATTTTTATGCAAATGTGAAGATAGGGTTTTAGTAGTAGAAAGTAACAAGTAAAAAGTATAAAGTAGAAATTACAAAGAAACCTGCTTGATGAATTTCAGGCAGGTTTTTTTATTTCAGTTTATCAAACAACTTCTGTTTGTTTTCTTCAAGCACCAATACCTGAAGCAAGTCCCCTTCTTCTAAATGAGTGTTACCGTTCGGAATGAAAATATTTCCGTCGCGGGCAATGAATACTATAAGAGTATCATCGGGAAGATTTAATTGAACAAGAGATTTATTCACAATTTTTGAATTGAACGGCACTATATAATCTATCATAATTCGCTCTGACTCACGAGTTATATCAATCTCAACCGGCATCTTGGTTTTCCTTTTATCCATACGATAAACCTTCAGAAATTTCGCAACTGCCGGTATAGTCCATCCCTGAAGTAATGACGAGGTCAGCACAACGAAAAATACAATATTAAAAATGTTATAAGAATTATCAACTTTGCCCGTAACTGCAAACGTTGCTAAGATAATCGGTACTGCGCCTCGAAGTCCTACCCATGAAATTGCAAACTTATCTCTCTTATCGAATTTAGAAAACAGAAGCGAAACGAATACACTTACAGGTCGCGCTATGAAAATTAAAATCCCTGAAATAATTAATCCTATTCCTGCAACGTTCATTAATTCTTTGGGAAAAACTAAAAGTCCGAGAGTTAAAAACATGATTATCTGCGAGAGCCAGGCAAGTCCGTCAAAAAATCTGTGAGTTGATTTTTTTTGAATTACGTTGCTGTTGCCTATTATTATTCCTCCTATGTAAACTGCTAAAAATCCGCTACCGCCAATGAGAACAGTTACGCTATAGAGTAAAATCGAAATGCAGACAGAAAGCACAGGATAAAGACCTTCATAATTTAATTTCAGTCTGTTTGATAAAATTACCATTGCTTTAGCAATTACATAAGCTGCAATTCCTCCTATGATAAATTCTTTCAGCAGATGAAATATAACTGAAAGTATATTCAGCTCACCTGAAACAATTACCGTGGTAAAAGTAAGGGCGAGAAAAATTGCCATGGGGTCGTTGCAGCCTGATTCAAATTCCAACAGCGCATTCAGATTTCCTTTAAGCTTAATATTTTTTGAACGGAGAACAGAAAAAACTGCAGCAGCATCAGTGGCGGAAACAATCGCTCCGACAAGAAGCCCCTGATATAATTCAAATCCTAAAAAATAATGTATAGAAAATCCGACGATGAGAGTTGTGATAATTACTCCAAGAGTTGCCAGGGAGAACGAACTTTTTAAGACAGGTTTTATGTCGGAAAATTTTGTGTCAAGTCCCCCTGAAAAAAGAATGAAGACGAGTGCAAGCGTTCCTATATGCTGAGATAATTTATAATCTTCAAAATTTATTTTTCCAATTCCTTCAGAGCCTGCAAGCATACCGATAATAA
The genomic region above belongs to Bacteroidota bacterium and contains:
- a CDS encoding potassium/proton antiporter, which encodes MPGFEFILFAIALLIVISIIITRFSNTLGLPELILFIIIGMLAGSEGIGKINFEDYKLSQHIGTLALVFILFSGGLDTKFSDIKPVLKSSFSLATLGVIITTLIVGFSIHYFLGFELYQGLLVGAIVSATDAAAVFSVLRSKNIKLKGNLNALLEFESGCNDPMAIFLALTFTTVIVSGELNILSVIFHLLKEFIIGGIAAYVIAKAMVILSNRLKLNYEGLYPVLSVCISILLYSVTVLIGGSGFLAVYIGGIIIGNSNVIQKKSTHRFFDGLAWLSQIIMFLTLGLLVFPKELMNVAGIGLIISGILIFIARPVSVFVSLLFSKFDKRDKFAISWVGLRGAVPIILATFAVTGKVDNSYNIFNIVFFVVLTSSLLQGWTIPAVAKFLKVYRMDKRKTKMPVEIDITRESERIMIDYIVPFNSKIVNKSLVQLNLPDDTLIVFIARDGNIFIPNGNTHLEEGDLLQVLVLEENKQKLFDKLK